In the genome of Rhodoplanes sp. Z2-YC6860, one region contains:
- a CDS encoding ABC transporter ATP-binding protein — MSAREHALRQDPSVSAPESVPTSLPVGGAGLRPHVTIRGLSKRFGDAVIYDKFDLDIPRGELICVFGPNGCGKSTLINMVAGLIPLDEGQVLFDGMLLSEIKFGYVFQNYREALFPWLRAFDNIAYPLKLMGVGKSERRAQVEKLVARLGVRLDLNKYPYQMSGGQQQLVSIMRALIVEPEILFLDEPFSALDYEMTLFMREQLQKLFMETKTTTVLVSHDLEEAVYLADRVLLLSRYPARVADFVRYDGARPRTDVTLSDPDFVRIKAHCLEVFQREVRRT, encoded by the coding sequence ATGAGCGCGAGGGAGCACGCTCTCAGGCAAGACCCGAGCGTATCAGCGCCCGAGAGTGTGCCGACATCGTTGCCGGTCGGTGGCGCGGGGCTGCGCCCCCACGTCACCATCCGGGGGCTCAGCAAGCGCTTCGGCGATGCGGTGATCTACGACAAGTTCGATCTCGACATTCCGCGCGGCGAATTGATCTGCGTGTTCGGTCCGAACGGCTGCGGCAAGAGCACGCTGATCAACATGGTCGCGGGGCTTATCCCGCTCGATGAAGGCCAGGTGCTGTTCGACGGCATGCTGCTGTCGGAGATCAAATTCGGCTACGTGTTCCAGAACTATCGCGAGGCGCTGTTTCCCTGGTTGCGGGCTTTCGACAACATCGCCTATCCGCTGAAGCTAATGGGCGTCGGAAAGTCCGAGCGGCGTGCGCAGGTCGAAAAGCTCGTGGCGCGGCTCGGCGTTCGGCTCGATCTCAACAAGTATCCCTACCAGATGTCCGGCGGCCAGCAGCAGCTGGTCTCCATCATGCGCGCACTGATCGTCGAGCCGGAGATCCTGTTTCTCGATGAGCCGTTCTCGGCGCTCGATTACGAGATGACGCTGTTCATGCGCGAGCAGCTGCAAAAGCTGTTCATGGAGACCAAGACCACGACCGTTCTGGTGTCGCATGACCTGGAAGAAGCGGTGTATCTCGCCGACCGAGTACTGCTGCTTTCGCGCTATCCGGCGCGGGTCGCGGACTTCGTGCGCTATGACGGTGCGCGGCCGCGGACCGACGTGACGCTGTCCGATCCGGATTTCGTGCGCATCAAGGCGCATTGCCTCGAGGTGTTCCAGCGGGAGGTGCGGCGCACATGA
- a CDS encoding flavin reductase family protein codes for MTKATLVNQPEKYWDRLFAPGGHCGIVTTVDTEGRVNAASYATCVRIVHNPVQIAFTTNPAGHTAQNLLATGSFVVNLPSFERDILEKVRVVGLPFDRGVNELEKAGLTALPSTIVKPPRIAECLRHFECEVVWTKEWIKRLMVVGNVVAASTYSDCVDAKGYLVWERVKPVAFCGAPYVNMFAAAHETMAVGMPYDGPEVADADRSVRSYFEDM; via the coding sequence ATGACCAAAGCGACGCTGGTAAATCAGCCCGAGAAATACTGGGACCGGCTGTTCGCGCCCGGCGGACATTGCGGCATCGTCACGACCGTCGATACCGAGGGACGCGTGAATGCGGCCTCCTACGCCACCTGCGTCCGCATCGTGCACAATCCGGTGCAGATCGCCTTCACCACCAACCCGGCCGGGCACACCGCTCAGAACCTGCTCGCGACCGGCAGTTTCGTGGTCAATCTGCCGTCATTCGAGCGCGACATCCTCGAAAAGGTGCGCGTGGTCGGCCTGCCGTTCGATCGCGGCGTCAACGAACTGGAAAAGGCCGGGCTGACCGCCCTGCCCTCGACGATCGTCAAGCCGCCGCGCATCGCCGAATGCCTGCGCCATTTCGAATGCGAGGTGGTTTGGACCAAGGAATGGATCAAGCGCCTGATGGTGGTTGGCAATGTGGTGGCTGCCTCGACCTATTCGGATTGCGTCGATGCCAAGGGCTACCTCGTCTGGGAGCGCGTGAAGCCCGTGGCATTCTGCGGCGCGCCCTATGTCAACATGTTCGCCGCCGCACATGAGACGATGGCGGTCGGCATGCCTTATGACGGGCCCGAGGTCGCCGACGCCGACCGCAGCGTGCGCAGCTATTTCGAGGACATGTGA
- a CDS encoding ABC transporter substrate-binding protein codes for MRRRHFLSMIGSAALAFTATQPAFAADKVTVGVFPISSSLPYFVAIEKGYFKELNIEPETVRLMGGPPNVAALMTNQIDAAAVLVTLEGLNANVKKPGVAMYIAMHSQTATYIMEQFVVREGLADKVKTLADFKGLKLMSAPGPANLNTAKGILAKVGLKEGDYTIDQLDMGQHVNAMKAGTFDGGYTLEPSATIMHKMGVAKTVEAGVIGKYILGSPQADAFAAGCALSTEFITKRPDVAKRFAEGWGKAVDFIKKNPEEARKYLAKNTLTPDDLVDSVPMLGYTMVKDMDAKQLDYLQKFTDFGTDIGVVPEKIDVKKYLKSF; via the coding sequence ATGCGACGCCGCCATTTTCTCTCGATGATCGGCTCAGCCGCGCTGGCTTTCACGGCCACGCAGCCCGCTTTTGCGGCCGACAAGGTCACGGTCGGCGTGTTTCCGATCTCGTCGTCGCTGCCTTACTTCGTCGCGATCGAGAAGGGCTACTTCAAGGAGCTCAACATCGAGCCCGAGACCGTCAGGCTCATGGGCGGCCCGCCGAATGTCGCCGCCCTGATGACCAATCAGATTGACGCCGCGGCCGTGCTGGTCACGCTCGAAGGCCTCAATGCGAATGTGAAGAAGCCCGGCGTCGCGATGTACATCGCCATGCACAGCCAGACCGCGACCTACATCATGGAGCAGTTCGTGGTGCGCGAGGGCCTTGCCGACAAGGTCAAGACGCTCGCCGACTTCAAGGGCCTCAAGCTGATGTCGGCGCCGGGACCGGCGAACCTCAACACCGCGAAAGGTATCCTCGCCAAGGTCGGCCTGAAGGAGGGCGATTACACCATCGATCAGCTCGACATGGGCCAGCACGTCAACGCCATGAAGGCCGGCACATTTGACGGGGGCTACACGCTCGAGCCGAGCGCGACCATCATGCACAAGATGGGCGTTGCGAAGACCGTGGAAGCCGGCGTGATCGGCAAGTATATCCTCGGCAGCCCGCAGGCCGACGCGTTCGCGGCAGGCTGCGCGCTCTCCACCGAGTTCATCACCAAGCGTCCGGATGTCGCCAAGCGCTTCGCCGAAGGCTGGGGCAAGGCGGTGGACTTCATCAAGAAGAATCCGGAAGAGGCGCGGAAGTATCTCGCCAAGAACACGCTGACGCCCGACGACCTCGTCGATTCGGTGCCGATGCTTGGCTACACCATGGTCAAGGACATGGACGCGAAGCAGCTCGACTATCTGCAGAAGTTCACCGACTTCGGCACTGACATCGGCGTGGTGCCGGAGAAGATCGACGTCAAGAAGTACCTGAAGTCGTTCTGA
- a CDS encoding RidA family protein: MMRHITPKSIRTPFARYSYGVEVPAGHRLVVCSGQLGIDPNDHIPPTVEEQTRLCFRNIEAVLKDVGLGFADLVRINAFVTGREHMKGYMTVRDEFTVDPPPASTLMIVTGFTRPEFLVEVEVLAAGPAK; the protein is encoded by the coding sequence ATCATGAGACACATCACTCCCAAATCCATTCGCACGCCTTTCGCGCGCTACAGTTATGGCGTCGAGGTGCCGGCCGGTCACCGCCTCGTGGTCTGTTCGGGCCAGCTCGGCATCGACCCGAACGATCACATTCCGCCGACGGTGGAAGAACAGACGCGGCTCTGCTTCCGCAACATCGAGGCGGTGCTCAAGGACGTGGGCCTCGGCTTTGCCGATCTGGTCCGGATCAACGCCTTTGTGACCGGCCGCGAGCACATGAAAGGCTATATGACTGTCCGCGACGAATTCACGGTCGATCCGCCGCCGGCCTCGACCCTGATGATCGTGACGGGCTTCACCCGGCCGGAATTCCTGGTCGAGGTCGAGGTTCTGGCGGCCGGTCCGGCCAAATAA
- a CDS encoding MmgE/PrpD family protein, with product MSIARELSEAALNIRYDNLPTEVIRETKRLILDALSCAIGAFDAEPCRICREVAREHGGAGVATLIGERDKVSVSQAIIANETMVRYLDFNDVLYFPKSPGKIGGAHPSDALPAALAVGEREHASGKQVIAALVAAYETIGRIVDATAEGITTLGFHHGSVMPFAGAVIAGRLLGLDAGQMTNAMGIGASAAIGLGINDAEGEEYNNTKNIADGLMAERGVFAAYLARRGFTGPDRIIEGNKGFAHSLLRGVENYIVKPLPNDHYLMRTKMKFFPTESTNQGHLAATTLLVNEHGLKPDDIAEVVLRMSKRTVVHNGDPVKKYPRNKEGADHSAYFMTALAIVTGGRVVPSSFSDAAYADPVIHGLIEKVRLEHGPEYDAITPAALVTIRTTDGRVLAKRVDHPRGTPENRMSDSELRDKFVECAGERMTSDQIDQVVETCLALDTLDDIGALMPLLAVRSQHSHPGSAS from the coding sequence ATGTCGATCGCACGCGAGCTCTCCGAGGCAGCGCTCAACATCCGCTACGACAACCTGCCGACGGAGGTGATCCGCGAGACCAAGCGCCTGATCCTCGACGCCTTGTCCTGCGCGATCGGTGCCTTCGATGCGGAGCCATGCCGGATCTGCCGCGAGGTCGCCCGCGAGCACGGCGGTGCCGGCGTGGCCACGCTGATTGGCGAGCGCGACAAGGTTTCGGTGTCGCAGGCGATCATCGCCAACGAGACCATGGTGCGCTACCTCGACTTCAACGACGTGCTCTATTTTCCGAAGAGCCCGGGCAAGATCGGCGGCGCACATCCGAGCGACGCATTGCCGGCCGCGCTTGCGGTCGGTGAACGCGAGCACGCCTCGGGGAAGCAGGTGATCGCGGCGTTGGTCGCCGCCTACGAGACCATCGGCCGCATCGTCGATGCAACGGCGGAGGGGATCACGACTTTGGGTTTCCACCACGGCTCGGTGATGCCATTCGCGGGCGCCGTGATTGCCGGCCGGCTGCTCGGGCTCGATGCCGGACAGATGACCAACGCCATGGGCATCGGCGCCTCGGCTGCGATCGGGCTTGGAATCAACGACGCCGAAGGCGAGGAGTACAACAACACCAAGAACATCGCCGACGGACTGATGGCGGAACGCGGTGTGTTTGCGGCCTATCTCGCACGGCGCGGCTTCACCGGCCCGGACCGGATCATCGAGGGCAACAAGGGATTCGCGCACTCGCTCCTGCGCGGCGTGGAGAACTACATCGTCAAGCCGCTGCCCAACGACCACTACCTGATGCGCACCAAGATGAAATTCTTCCCGACCGAATCCACCAACCAGGGGCACCTCGCGGCTACAACGCTGCTGGTCAACGAGCACGGCCTCAAGCCGGACGACATCGCCGAGGTGGTGCTACGCATGAGCAAGCGGACCGTGGTCCACAACGGCGACCCGGTGAAAAAATACCCGCGCAACAAGGAGGGCGCCGACCACAGCGCGTATTTCATGACCGCGCTCGCCATCGTCACCGGCGGTCGTGTCGTCCCCTCGTCCTTCAGCGACGCAGCCTATGCCGATCCGGTGATTCACGGCCTGATCGAGAAGGTACGGCTCGAGCACGGACCCGAATACGACGCCATCACGCCGGCGGCGCTGGTCACGATTCGCACCACCGATGGCCGTGTGCTGGCGAAGCGCGTTGATCATCCGCGCGGTACGCCCGAGAACCGGATGTCGGACAGCGAATTGCGGGACAAGTTCGTCGAGTGTGCGGGCGAAAGGATGACGTCCGATCAGATCGACCAGGTGGTGGAAACCTGCCTCGCCCTGGACACGCTCGACGATATCGGAGCGCTGATGCCGCTGCTGGCGGTTCGATCCCAACATTCCCATCCCGGTTCGGCGAGCTGA
- a CDS encoding thiamine pyrophosphate-dependent enzyme: protein MKARSAIEVVAKHRGGAVAVCALGMAANEWWAVTEGEDAFYMHGAMGFAASFALGLALSLPDAPVWLINADGSLCMNLGCLLTEASQAPKNLKHFVVDNQVYQTVGALPMVNQGRTDYATIAKGAGIAKTRTIESLDVLEREMPDIASEEGPSFTVLRVEPETGFLRTPPMTYEGPEMKYRFGRAMEKRFGIKVFGPQGY from the coding sequence ATGAAGGCGCGCAGCGCGATCGAGGTGGTGGCAAAGCACCGCGGCGGCGCGGTGGCCGTCTGTGCGCTGGGCATGGCTGCGAACGAATGGTGGGCGGTGACCGAGGGCGAGGACGCCTTCTACATGCACGGCGCCATGGGATTTGCGGCGAGCTTCGCGCTCGGCCTCGCGCTGTCGCTGCCGGACGCGCCGGTCTGGCTGATCAATGCCGACGGCTCGCTCTGCATGAATCTCGGCTGCCTTCTCACCGAGGCGTCGCAGGCGCCGAAGAACCTCAAGCATTTCGTCGTCGACAATCAGGTCTACCAGACGGTCGGCGCGCTGCCGATGGTCAACCAGGGCCGCACGGACTATGCGACGATCGCGAAAGGCGCGGGCATCGCGAAGACGCGCACCATCGAGTCGCTCGATGTGCTCGAACGCGAGATGCCGGACATCGCAAGCGAAGAGGGGCCGTCATTCACGGTGCTGCGGGTCGAGCCCGAGACGGGATTTCTCCGCACGCCGCCGATGACCTACGAGGGCCCGGAGATGAAATACCGCTTCGGCCGCGCGATGGAGAAGCGCTTCGGCATCAAGGTGTTCGGCCCGCAGGGCTATTGA
- a CDS encoding Bug family tripartite tricarboxylate transporter substrate binding protein, with protein MGIVSDRTAQSPGEAMTLKIACAVSWAVSWAVSWAVALAFATSIQAASAQDIERFYAGRKLSVMIGHQVGTGFDLYGRVLARHMGRFIPGNPTLVPENMIGAAGFAAANWTYNVAAKDGSVIAHFAHTALFEPLLGKGAGRFDAAKFTFIGNMDAVVGVCGVWDHAGITRFDELLTREILVGAAGAGTSGPLTQFATAVRRLLGAKLKVIQGYKGSAEIKLALARGELQGVCGIPISTLKTEWKDDWSSGRFKILLQLGRDRDPDLAGIPSVYDYAKTPEDRQVFDLIFGTQAIGRPFVAPPGLPAERAAALRAAFVAMTKDEKFLAEAQKLSLDVSPSTGESVQEFVTRIYASPKAVVDRAKDALRLD; from the coding sequence ATGGGTATCGTCTCGGATCGGACCGCGCAATCGCCCGGGGAAGCCATGACGCTGAAGATCGCTTGTGCGGTTTCTTGGGCGGTTTCTTGGGCGGTTTCTTGGGCGGTTGCGCTTGCCTTCGCCACATCGATACAGGCGGCGTCCGCGCAGGACATCGAACGCTTCTATGCCGGCCGCAAGCTTTCGGTGATGATCGGGCACCAGGTCGGGACCGGCTTCGACCTCTACGGCCGCGTGCTGGCGCGGCACATGGGCCGCTTCATCCCGGGCAATCCCACACTCGTGCCGGAGAACATGATCGGGGCCGCCGGCTTCGCGGCCGCCAACTGGACCTACAACGTGGCGGCGAAGGACGGCTCGGTGATCGCGCACTTTGCCCACACCGCACTGTTTGAACCGCTGCTCGGCAAGGGCGCTGGCCGGTTCGACGCCGCCAAGTTCACCTTCATCGGCAACATGGACGCGGTGGTCGGTGTCTGCGGCGTCTGGGACCATGCCGGCATCACGCGGTTCGACGAGCTGTTGACCAGAGAAATCCTTGTCGGAGCCGCTGGCGCCGGCACCAGCGGGCCGCTGACCCAGTTCGCGACGGCGGTGCGGCGGCTCCTCGGCGCCAAGCTCAAGGTGATCCAGGGCTACAAAGGCTCGGCCGAGATCAAGCTCGCGCTCGCACGCGGCGAGTTGCAAGGCGTCTGCGGCATCCCGATCTCGACCTTGAAGACCGAATGGAAAGACGACTGGAGCAGCGGGCGCTTCAAGATCCTCCTCCAGCTTGGGCGCGACCGCGATCCGGACCTCGCCGGGATCCCGAGCGTCTACGACTACGCCAAGACGCCGGAAGACCGGCAGGTGTTCGACCTGATCTTCGGCACGCAGGCAATCGGCCGGCCCTTTGTCGCGCCGCCGGGACTTCCGGCGGAGCGCGCCGCGGCGCTGCGTGCCGCCTTCGTGGCCATGACCAAGGACGAGAAATTCCTGGCGGAGGCGCAAAAACTGTCGCTCGACGTTTCGCCGTCGACGGGCGAATCGGTGCAGGAGTTCGTGACCCGTATCTACGCCTCGCCGAAGGCCGTCGTGGACCGCGCCAAGGACGCGCTGCGCCTCGACTGA
- a CDS encoding thiamine pyrophosphate-binding protein — MTGTMDVNEKIHEQIKKCGVTLAASLPDDWVAPLINRIAADNSIRHVSVAREAEAVAICSGAFFGGVRSVALMGATGLLTCTGELATLNLRHQIPVFLIVSQRGSIDDQRIYQEVQGRRTLPLLQTYDFPYHVVNQPDEIASIPDAYETCRLQKRPFVLFLTRRLVKGASA; from the coding sequence GTGACCGGGACGATGGACGTCAACGAGAAAATCCACGAGCAGATCAAGAAGTGTGGTGTGACGCTTGCGGCGTCGCTGCCGGACGATTGGGTGGCGCCGCTGATCAATCGCATCGCCGCCGACAACTCGATCCGCCATGTCAGCGTCGCCCGCGAGGCCGAGGCCGTCGCGATCTGCAGCGGGGCGTTCTTCGGCGGCGTGCGCTCGGTGGCGCTGATGGGCGCGACGGGGTTGCTCACCTGTACGGGCGAGCTCGCGACGCTCAATCTGCGCCATCAGATTCCGGTGTTTCTGATCGTCAGCCAGCGGGGCTCGATCGACGATCAGCGCATCTATCAGGAGGTGCAGGGCCGCCGCACGCTGCCGCTGCTGCAGACCTACGACTTTCCGTATCACGTCGTGAATCAGCCCGACGAGATCGCATCGATCCCGGATGCCTACGAGACCTGTCGTTTGCAGAAGCGGCCCTTCGTGCTGTTCCTCACGCGGCGCTTGGTGAAGGGAGCCTCGGCATGA
- a CDS encoding FAD-dependent oxidoreductase → MRIVIVGAGVAGCIMARTLSRLSGAEVICLERVAQGDHAESGTGLNIGPNARMALQAHDPELTDAITAAGLPWRTWRISLTDGSVLFDLPLSQVAFNDGWRIRWSELYRVLREAAAPAVLYDCAITSIVRDGNTTSIAWRQGGIERRIEKVDFLIATDGRYSEVRRALAGEAVSRMVGVAISRVLVPNSSNSLIDDYEQWFNGPNRLLAFRVPPDHVYVATAFPIPADQPIPESLKQPEALRAAFTPRSGALSAQGGWLVDTICANVADMHWARMQEHDVLYTDPDASVLYLGDAAHGMVPTLGQGATQAIEDAAVAADLIAREWTAGRRDPRAWLEEIDALRRERMLFTVEFSREATDTMLEGADPVAGTLHKNQPDFMAKLRRLYQEVPGLPAMATKS, encoded by the coding sequence ATGCGCATCGTCATCGTCGGGGCGGGCGTCGCCGGCTGCATCATGGCGCGCACGCTGTCGCGGCTTTCCGGCGCCGAGGTGATCTGCCTGGAGCGTGTCGCGCAGGGCGACCACGCCGAGTCGGGCACCGGGCTGAACATCGGGCCGAATGCCCGAATGGCGCTGCAAGCTCACGATCCTGAGCTGACGGACGCGATCACCGCCGCGGGGCTGCCGTGGCGCACCTGGCGTATTTCCCTCACGGATGGCTCGGTGCTGTTCGATCTGCCGCTGTCGCAGGTGGCTTTTAACGACGGCTGGCGAATCCGCTGGTCGGAGCTTTATCGCGTGCTGCGCGAGGCCGCAGCGCCCGCGGTGCTCTACGATTGCGCCATCACCAGCATCGTTCGCGACGGCAATACCACATCGATCGCGTGGCGGCAGGGCGGCATAGAGCGCCGCATCGAGAAGGTCGATTTCCTGATCGCGACCGACGGCCGCTATTCGGAGGTGCGCCGTGCTCTTGCCGGAGAAGCTGTCAGCCGCATGGTTGGCGTCGCGATCTCCCGCGTGCTCGTTCCCAATTCCAGCAACAGCCTGATCGACGACTATGAGCAATGGTTCAACGGTCCGAACCGGCTGCTGGCCTTTCGCGTGCCGCCCGATCACGTCTATGTGGCGACGGCGTTTCCGATCCCGGCCGATCAGCCGATTCCTGAAAGTCTCAAGCAGCCCGAAGCATTGCGCGCGGCCTTCACGCCGCGCAGCGGCGCCTTGAGTGCCCAGGGCGGTTGGCTCGTCGACACGATCTGCGCCAACGTCGCCGACATGCACTGGGCGCGGATGCAGGAGCACGACGTGCTCTACACCGATCCGGATGCGTCCGTGCTTTATCTCGGCGACGCCGCCCACGGCATGGTGCCGACACTCGGGCAGGGCGCCACCCAGGCCATCGAGGACGCAGCTGTCGCCGCTGATCTGATCGCCCGCGAATGGACCGCCGGCCGTCGCGATCCGCGAGCCTGGCTCGAGGAAATCGACGCACTCCGACGCGAGCGGATGCTGTTCACCGTGGAGTTTTCGCGCGAAGCCACCGACACCATGCTGGAGGGCGCCGATCCGGTGGCAGGAACTTTGCATAAAAATCAGCCGGACTTCATGGCGAAGCTCCGGCGGCTCTACCAGGAGGTGCCCGGCTTGCCCGCCATGGCGACAAAAAGCTGA
- a CDS encoding ABC transporter permease, whose translation MKKLEPFLPVVGVVGLLAVWSIAVHGGFVDPVLLPPPKAAFEALWKGMGGVLGFDFIRTVERTIWSTLIAAVIAIPLGIVLGSSERLYRSLEFVIDFFRSTPASAMFPLFLVLFGVGDKTKISVAAFGAMLVILFNVAYGVMNARKTRLLAAKVMGASRLRVLFDVMLLESLPQTFVGLRNGVSLALVIIVVAEMFIGSQDGIGHSVFEAQQLFEMPRMYAAIFAAGALGYGLNLLFLLIERRFVHWSGR comes from the coding sequence ATGAAGAAGCTCGAGCCGTTCCTCCCGGTTGTCGGCGTCGTTGGCCTGCTGGCCGTATGGTCGATCGCGGTCCATGGCGGTTTTGTCGACCCGGTGCTGCTGCCGCCGCCCAAGGCCGCGTTCGAGGCGCTGTGGAAGGGCATGGGCGGCGTGCTCGGCTTCGATTTCATCCGCACCGTGGAGCGCACCATCTGGTCCACGCTGATCGCGGCCGTGATCGCGATCCCGCTCGGCATCGTGCTGGGTTCGTCCGAACGGCTCTACCGCTCGCTGGAGTTCGTCATCGATTTTTTCCGCTCGACGCCGGCCTCGGCGATGTTTCCGCTGTTCCTTGTGCTGTTCGGCGTTGGCGACAAGACCAAGATCTCGGTCGCGGCCTTCGGTGCGATGCTGGTGATCCTGTTCAACGTCGCCTACGGGGTGATGAACGCGCGCAAGACGCGGCTCCTCGCCGCCAAGGTCATGGGCGCTTCAAGGTTGCGCGTGCTGTTCGACGTGATGCTGCTGGAATCGCTGCCGCAGACCTTCGTCGGGCTCCGGAACGGCGTGTCGCTCGCCCTCGTCATTATCGTGGTCGCCGAGATGTTCATCGGCTCGCAAGATGGGATCGGCCACAGCGTGTTCGAGGCCCAGCAGTTGTTCGAGATGCCGCGCATGTACGCGGCGATCTTCGCCGCCGGCGCGCTGGGCTACGGGCTGAACCTGTTATTTCTTCTGATCGAGCGGCGCTTCGTTCACTGGTCCGGCCGGTAG
- a CDS encoding creatininase family protein, protein MARKRYWGELKSSEFSELDPSTTIAVLPVAAIEQHGPHLPVMTDTAIMQGMIDTTLKRLPDELSVLFLPIQTIGKSNEHLRSKGTITFSAENLLRTWFEIGEAVHRAGLRKLVIVNSHGGNAEVIAILARELRVRLNMLAVATQWRRFGLPPDTYAAYDATYGIHAGDIEVSLMLHFRPELVDMSKAKMFPSSAADIEKEFTHLRPIGTHAFGWIAPDLNPDGAVGDASAGTAEKGKRTAEFQADGFIALLRDVTRFSLDRLA, encoded by the coding sequence ATGGCGCGAAAACGATACTGGGGCGAACTGAAATCGAGCGAGTTTTCCGAACTCGATCCGAGCACCACCATCGCGGTGCTGCCGGTCGCGGCGATCGAGCAGCACGGCCCGCATCTGCCGGTGATGACCGACACCGCGATCATGCAGGGCATGATCGACACCACGCTGAAGCGGCTCCCCGACGAGCTTTCGGTGCTGTTCCTGCCGATCCAGACCATCGGCAAATCGAACGAGCACCTGCGCTCCAAGGGCACCATCACGTTCTCGGCCGAGAACCTGCTGCGCACCTGGTTCGAGATCGGCGAGGCCGTGCACCGCGCCGGCCTTCGCAAGCTCGTCATCGTCAATTCGCACGGCGGCAATGCCGAGGTGATCGCGATCCTCGCCCGCGAGCTTCGCGTGCGGCTCAACATGCTGGCGGTGGCGACGCAGTGGCGGCGCTTCGGCCTGCCGCCCGACACTTACGCGGCCTATGACGCGACCTACGGCATCCATGCCGGCGACATCGAGGTGTCGCTGATGCTGCACTTCCGGCCCGAGCTGGTCGATATGTCCAAGGCCAAGATGTTTCCTTCAAGCGCCGCCGACATCGAGAAGGAATTCACCCATCTGCGGCCGATCGGCACGCACGCCTTCGGCTGGATCGCGCCGGACCTCAATCCCGACGGCGCGGTCGGCGACGCCTCGGCCGGCACCGCCGAAAAAGGCAAGCGCACCGCGGAATTCCAGGCCGACGGATTCATTGCGCTGTTGCGCGACGTGACGCGGTTCTCGCTGGACCGGCTGGCGTAA
- a CDS encoding ring-opening amidohydrolase, with amino-acid sequence MAHNIRRQRRHRSMLSQLCCHSLQTRAEMKSSLPHRKAAEYGRDFAGAGLMRASVFRLSMSHPGDVSALEQLFSRGLLAPADIVAIIGKTEGNGGVNDFTRGYFTQSLMGLLGRKLGQEPEKLIERIPCVLSGGTEGVLSPHYVVLARSGAPPATPHATPALAIGTAVSLALPAEHVGRNAHVRSVADAVKAAMAGAHITDPRDVHFVQVKCPCITSARAEAAKARGQTVVTTDPNRSMALARAAGAFGVALALGEADAVDESAMLRDFGVLSNCASISSGVEVEANEVIVLGNSRFWSGDLVIAHRPMTDALDIGGVVQMLSDLGIEAKPQVSARDLARLRAVFVKCEPDRRGAIRGHRHTMLDDTDINAQRHVRGALGGLVAGVIGDGRIFVSGGAEHQGPDGGGLIAAIAERAPAEVR; translated from the coding sequence ATGGCGCACAATATTCGGCGACAGCGTCGTCACCGCTCGATGCTTTCGCAACTATGTTGCCACAGCTTGCAAACAAGGGCGGAGATGAAATCGTCTCTACCGCACAGGAAGGCGGCCGAATACGGCAGGGATTTTGCAGGGGCGGGCCTCATGCGTGCTTCAGTTTTCAGATTATCCATGTCCCATCCTGGGGACGTCTCTGCGCTGGAACAGTTGTTCTCCAGAGGCCTCCTCGCGCCGGCCGACATCGTTGCAATCATCGGCAAAACCGAAGGCAACGGCGGGGTGAATGACTTTACGCGCGGCTATTTCACCCAAAGCCTGATGGGTCTGCTGGGGCGCAAGCTTGGCCAGGAGCCGGAGAAGTTGATCGAGCGCATTCCGTGCGTGCTGTCCGGCGGCACCGAAGGCGTTCTCAGCCCGCACTATGTGGTGCTGGCGCGAAGTGGCGCGCCGCCCGCAACGCCTCATGCAACGCCGGCACTGGCGATCGGCACCGCGGTCAGCTTAGCCCTGCCGGCTGAGCATGTCGGGCGCAACGCTCACGTGCGGAGTGTCGCCGATGCCGTGAAAGCCGCGATGGCCGGGGCCCACATCACCGACCCGCGCGACGTGCACTTCGTCCAGGTCAAATGCCCGTGCATCACCTCGGCGCGCGCCGAAGCCGCCAAGGCGCGCGGGCAGACCGTTGTGACGACCGATCCGAACCGTTCGATGGCGTTGGCGCGCGCTGCGGGCGCGTTCGGCGTGGCGCTCGCGCTTGGCGAAGCCGATGCGGTGGACGAGAGCGCGATGCTGCGCGACTTCGGTGTGCTCTCCAATTGCGCCAGCATTTCTTCGGGCGTCGAGGTCGAGGCCAACGAAGTGATCGTGCTCGGCAACAGTCGCTTCTGGTCGGGCGATCTCGTCATTGCGCACCGGCCGATGACGGATGCGCTCGACATCGGCGGCGTGGTCCAGATGCTCAGTGACCTGGGCATCGAGGCGAAACCGCAAGTGAGCGCGCGCGATCTTGCCCGCCTTCGCGCCGTATTCGTCAAATGCGAGCCCGATCGTCGCGGCGCGATCCGCGGCCATCGCCATACCATGCTGGACGACACCGACATCAATGCGCAACGCCATGTGCGCGGCGCGCTCGGTGGTCTGGTCGCCGGCGTGATCGGCGACGGGCGGATTTTCGTCTCGGGCGGCGCCGAGCATCAAGGCCCCGACGGCGGCGGGCTGATCGCGGCGATTGCCGAGCGCGCACCGGCGGAGGTCCGTTGA